In the Arachis ipaensis cultivar K30076 chromosome B10, Araip1.1, whole genome shotgun sequence genome, one interval contains:
- the LOC107621462 gene encoding type I inositol polyphosphate 5-phosphatase 8, which yields MVGVFISVWMNRKVLQKWRVSNVRVCSVACGVMGYLGNKGSVAVSMSIEGTSLCFVAAHLASGEKKGDEGRRNHQVAEIFRRTCFPRNTTKDDYDINNHHHPLTILGHDRIFWFGDLNYRLYLEDKHARNLIRKQDWKGLHEFDQLQKELEEGGVFEGWKEGNIEFAPTYKYSSSISNRYCGGGLHTKSGEKQRTPAWCDRILWYGKGIEQLHYTRSEITFSDHRPVSALFTTHIEINSSATPLLQLHKFQPTLLHPTHGVNKEDEDGNPTLLSLLTKDVQAC from the exons ATGGTTGGAGTGTTCATAAGCGTTTGGATGAACCGAAAAGTGTTGCAAAAGTGGCGCGTTTCAAACGTGAGAGTGTGCTCGGTGGCATGTGGGGTGATGGGATACTTGGGGAACAAGGGATCTGTGGCGGTTAGCATGTCGATCGAAGGGACGAGCCTCTGTTTCGTGGCGGCTCACTTGGCGTCCGGGGAGAAGAAGGGTGATGAAGGGAGGAGGAACCACCAGGTAGCTGAGATTTTTAGGAGGACATGTTTTCCTAGAAACACAACAAAAGATGATTATGATATTAATAATCACCATCATCCTCTTACCATCTTAGGCCATGA TCGAATATTTTGGTTTGGGGACCTAAACTACAGGCTATACTTAGAGGACAAGCATGCTAGGAATCTGATAAGAAAGCAAGATTGGAAAGGTTTGCATGAATTTGACCAACTCCAAAAAGAACTTGAAGAAGGTGGAGTATTTGAAGGTTGGAAAGAAGGTAACATTGAATTTGCACCAACATATAAGTATTCATCATCCATTAGCAATAGATACTGTGGTGGTGGACTCCATACCAAATCAGGAGAAAAGCAAAGAACTCCAGCATG GTGTGATAGAATTTTATGGTATGGGAAAGGAATAGAACAGCTTCATTATACTCGGAGTGAAATCACATTCTCTGATCATCGTCCTGTTTCTGCTCTTTTTACTACACACATTGAAATTAATTCATCTGCCACACCACTTCTTCAACTTCACAAATTCCAACCAACATTGTTACACCCCACACAT GGGGTGAACAAAGAAGATGAAGATGGAAATCCCACTTTATTATCATTGTTAACAAAGGACGTACAAGCCTGCTAA
- the LOC110268486 gene encoding serine/threonine-protein phosphatase 7 long form homolog has product MLTYNHPLPPDWYNDRVEEHLRLTGFYHVSQIGIVQCQKALVNALIERWHPDTHTFHLPIGECAVNFEDVALILGLPTDDLPVTGMTMSSFEAMEVEYGPLTLLLGWAWMRLPYLSPLPRESRNFSLANRWRNWERGDRRYRYLKLDHFRKAFDELQEGQFAWVAYAVDRVDPNIISVEIYMQSVVWSATVPLVSFECIEWHATDRVRRQFGFVQGVLNQERNLDKAHGEVLTGPKNLNWATAPSHLIWVMHWTKRYHYVLSELPMPSQHPLNSYMNWYRAKFGDRLALSNLVGEENDEGNQDMDVGNEDMDEGNQDTDEGSQDMDDDNEEQEPHISPPNLLPQDISQSLTQYLPQT; this is encoded by the exons atgttgACATATAACCATCCACTTCCTCCGGATTGGTACAACGATAGGGTGGAGGAGCATTTACGACTTACCGGTTTCTATCATGTATCTCAGATTGGGATAGTGCAGTGTCAGAAAGCATTGGTAAATGCTCTAATCGAACGTTGGCACCCAGACACACATACGTTTCACCTTCCCATTGGTGAATGTGCCGTGAATTTTGAAGATGTGGCTCTAATTCTTGGTCTTCCCACAGATGATCTTCCAGTCACAGGGATGACAATGAGTAGTTTTGAAGCCATGGAGGTGGAGT ATGGTCCACTAACACTTCTGCTCGGTTGGGCTTGGATGCGACTGCCATATCTATCGCCGCTTCCTAGAGAATCCCGCAATTTTTCGCTAGCAAACAG GTGGCGTAACTGGGAGCGTGGTGACCGACGATATAGATATCTGAAGCTAGATCACTTTAGGAAGGCCTTTGATGAACTTCAGGAAGGCCAG TTTGCCTGGGTTGCTTATGCTGTGGATCGTGTGGATCCGAACATAATTTCTGTTGAAATCTACATGCAATCGGTTGTCTGGAGCGCTACAGTTCCATTGGTGTCATTTGAATGTATCGAGTGGCATGCCACCGATAGGGTTAGGCGACAGTTCGGTTTCGTTCAGGGAGTACTTAATCAGGAGCGGAATCTGGATAAGGCGCATGGAGAGGTTCTGACTGGTCCTAAGAATCTTAACTGGGCCACGGCACCGAGTCATTTAATTTGGGTGATGCATTGGACAAAAAGGTATCACTACGTTCTTTCTGAGCTTCccatgccttcacagcatccattGAATAGTTACATGAACTGGTACCGAGCAAAATTTGGGGACCGCTTAGCCTTGTCGAATCTTGTGGGTGAAGAGAATGATGAAGGTAACCAGGACATGGATGTGGGTAATGAGGATATGGATGAGGGTAATCAGGATACCGATGAGGGTAGTCAGGATATGGATGATGACAATGAAGAACAGGAGCCACATATATCACCTCCAAATCTGCTTCCACAAGATATATCTCAGTCCTTAACCCAGTATCTACCTCAGACATAG